A DNA window from Halorussus salinus contains the following coding sequences:
- the hisI gene encoding phosphoribosyl-AMP cyclohydrolase yields MSDAHTGDADRDPDGDRNPDAEIDGDPDTDLAAVELDFGETGRIPAIAQDADTGDVLMLAYVTPEAVEQTRETGLAHYYSRSREELWQKGATSGHVQQVREVRADCDGDALLYLVEQEGGACHTGYESCFYRTLDGEVVGEKAFDPDDVYE; encoded by the coding sequence ATGAGCGACGCCCACACCGGCGACGCCGACCGCGACCCCGACGGCGACCGGAATCCGGACGCCGAAATCGACGGCGACCCCGACACCGACCTCGCCGCCGTCGAACTCGACTTCGGCGAGACCGGTCGCATCCCCGCCATCGCACAGGACGCCGACACCGGCGACGTGCTGATGCTGGCCTACGTCACCCCCGAAGCCGTCGAACAGACCCGCGAGACCGGGCTGGCCCACTACTACTCCCGGAGCCGCGAGGAGTTGTGGCAGAAGGGCGCGACCAGCGGGCACGTCCAGCAGGTCCGGGAGGTCCGCGCGGACTGCGACGGCGACGCCCTGCTGTACCTCGTGGAGCAGGAGGGCGGCGCGTGTCACACCGGCTACGAGTCGTGTTTCTACCGCACCCTCGACGGCGAGGTCGTCGGCGAGAAAGCCTTCGACCCCGACGACGTGTATGAGTAG
- a CDS encoding DUF7118 family protein: MSSATEAAADDLPEELADADAAYRDVEARIEDHGEETVERVADAYDRATDLLDRYEDQATGTGKENFKNFIQFQERFSSLVEELPEDLPERNAFEDADDRFDKRRLSESDFAAARDRLATASDIAGLLDERRDALAEYREVRREVGHALVDVREEISERERLVELGDADLDAPVEEIRDPIEAYNEAVGEAFDSFRSSASAREVLSFVAATEDYSLVEFRDPPDALREYVETRDVGTEPISDLLEYARYSNSKLDHYVEEPTALKRAVATNETYLERLDADPLRLDWPPRSAADLRWRIEELISVVARFADDEVVADLRAVQSLVRDDARFERLRTAAEAKTELSDSEREKVASGAIESELAELREKKARLEDAREEYPER; encoded by the coding sequence ATGAGTAGCGCCACCGAAGCCGCGGCCGACGACCTGCCCGAGGAGTTAGCGGACGCCGACGCGGCCTACCGGGACGTGGAGGCCCGCATCGAGGACCACGGCGAGGAGACCGTCGAGCGAGTCGCCGACGCCTACGACCGGGCGACCGACCTGCTGGACCGCTACGAGGACCAAGCGACCGGCACCGGCAAGGAGAACTTCAAGAACTTCATCCAGTTTCAGGAGCGGTTCTCCTCGCTGGTCGAGGAGTTGCCCGAGGACCTGCCCGAGCGCAACGCCTTCGAGGACGCCGACGACCGCTTCGACAAGCGCCGACTCAGCGAGTCGGACTTCGCCGCGGCCCGCGACCGACTCGCCACCGCGAGCGACATCGCGGGTCTGCTGGACGAGCGCCGGGACGCCCTCGCGGAGTACCGCGAGGTCCGCCGGGAGGTCGGTCACGCTCTGGTGGACGTGCGCGAGGAGATTTCCGAGCGCGAGCGACTGGTCGAGTTGGGCGACGCCGACTTGGACGCCCCGGTCGAGGAGATACGCGACCCCATCGAGGCGTACAACGAGGCGGTCGGCGAGGCGTTCGACTCGTTCCGGTCGTCGGCCAGCGCCCGCGAGGTGCTGTCGTTCGTCGCCGCGACGGAGGACTACTCGCTGGTCGAGTTCCGCGACCCGCCGGACGCCCTTCGGGAGTACGTCGAGACCCGCGACGTGGGGACCGAACCGATTTCTGACCTGCTGGAGTACGCCCGCTACTCGAACTCGAAGCTCGACCACTACGTCGAGGAGCCGACCGCGCTCAAGCGCGCGGTGGCGACCAACGAGACCTACCTCGAACGACTCGACGCCGACCCCCTGCGACTCGACTGGCCCCCGCGGTCGGCCGCCGACCTCCGGTGGCGCATCGAGGAGCTAATCTCGGTCGTCGCCCGGTTCGCCGACGACGAGGTGGTCGCCGACCTGCGCGCGGTCCAGTCGCTCGTGCGCGACGACGCCCGCTTCGAGCGCCTGCGGACCGCCGCCGAGGCGAAGACGGAACTGTCCGATTCGGAGCGCGAGAAGGTAGCGAGCGGTGCGATAGAATCGGAACTGGCGGAGTTGCGCGAGAAGAAAGCGAGATTGGAAGACGCCCGCGAGGAGTATCCCGAGCGGTGA